From a region of the Sebastes umbrosus isolate fSebUmb1 chromosome 10, fSebUmb1.pri, whole genome shotgun sequence genome:
- the thumpd2 gene encoding THUMP domain-containing protein 2, translated as MTEPGAEGSLVRYYCTAGNGMETFLIDEVKKKLEAEEVCQMPGKVLFSSSAGINRVSELKAAERLFLLLKLDSPVRLPAHISPAKAASVLQSRVLGDRNQWTSAAMTWSRLQEELKGRRTTGNTPSTALGVTRKREEGSGSERETVQRETVQRGEESSRETCGVEAQTLEKKRKRDDEEKESENQRTSERERKRQYEEEDEEGKRMDVEFSSCKQNGRKGISETDLDGRGSVCVDATSGLDLKVERSCRNMEDMAEDSAVKNVEHVKPTGGRDETLLQPSRTKPEPPSPAPLSFRISCKCTGSLSRYFSTQEVSKVVGVGLSRLLGWKVDLKNPQLEVNVYLSDDHCLLGFPLTRLPLANRSYIKTTGLRSTVAWAMASLAQIQPGFCVVDPMCGVGTILIEAAQEHKAVRFLGMDIDDGQMQKANENVEFAELGNRILLLKASSMTLPLPTASVDAVVCDLPFGRKFGTKTNMAADLPLILTEMERVLCIGGTLVLLLSPQLSCLLKKLLAQKDTGPTLNKETKPQTGIQDCTSPSLASTEQQTSQIHQEIKSPPTQETDCQSGLQHGRPPPLCSLKHQATLRVSLGAIDGLIHKYVKTDT; from the exons ATGACTGAACCGGGAGCTGAGGGGAGTTTAGTTCGGTACTACTGCACCGCCGGTAACGGGATGGAGACTTTCTTAATCGACGAGGTGAAGAAGAAGCTGGAGGCTGAAGAG GTGTGCCAGATGCCAGGTAAAGTGTTGTTCAGCTCTTCTGCAGGGATCAACAGAGTCAGTGAGCTCAAGGCTGCAGAGAGACTCTTCCTCCTGTTGAAACTAGACTCGCCTGTGCGTCTGCCTGCCCACATCAGCCCAG CAAAAGCAGCCTCTGTGCTGCAGTCCAGAGTGCTGGGCGACAGGAATCAGTGGACCAGTGCTGCAATGACATGGAGCCGCCTGCAGGAGGAGCTGAAAGGCAGAAGAACTACTGGCAACACACCAAGCACTGCCCTGGGAGTGacgaggaagagggaggaggggagtgggagtgagagagagacagtacagagagagacagtacAGAGAGGGGAAGAGTCGAGCAGAGAAACTTGTGGAGTTGAAGCCCAGACActggagaaaaagagaaagagggatgaTGAAGAAAAGGAGTCAGAGAATCAGAGGAcatctgagagagaaagaaagagacagtatgaagaggaggatgaagaggggaAGAGGATGGATGTGGAGTTTAGTAGCTGCAAACAAAATGGAAGAAAAGGAATATCAGAAACAGATTTGGATGGAAGAGGATCAGTTTGTGTCGATGCAACATCAGGACTCGACCTCAAAGTGGAACGAAGCTGCAGGAACATGGAGGACATGGCAGAGGACTCGgctgtgaaaaatgtggaacatg TGAAGCCTACTGGAGGAAGAGATGAGACGCTGCTGCAGCCCAGCAGGACCAAACCAGAGCCTCCTTCTCCTGCCCCGCTCTCTTTTAGGATCAGCTGCAAGTGTACTGGATCTCTGTCCCGATACTTCAGCACACAG GAGGTGAGCAAAGTGGTTGGAGTCGGTCTGAGCAGACTGCTGGGCTGGAAGGTTGACCTGAAGAACCCACAGCTGGAG GTAAACGTCTATTTGAGTGATGACCACTGCCTGCTGGGGTTTCCACTAACCAG GTTACCTCTGGCTAACCGGAGCTACATTAAAACCACAGGACTGAGGTCTACTGTCGCCTGGGCTATGGCCTCACTGGCTCAGATACAG CCAGGCTTCTGTGTGGTCGACCCGATGTGTGGAGTGGGAACCATCTTAATAGAAGCAGCACAGGAACACAAG GCTGTCCGTTTCCTGGGTATGGACATTGATGATGGACAGATGCAGAAGGCCAATGAGAACGTAGAGTTTGCAGAGCTGGGAAACAGGATACTCCTGCTGAAAGCTTCATCTATGA cgctgCCTCTGCCCACCGCCAGTGTAGATGCTGTCGTCTGTGACCTGCCGTTTGGCAGGAAGTTTGgcaccaaaacaaacatggctGCCGACCTGCCACTCATCCTCACTGAGATGGAGAg AGTCCTCTGTATCGGCGGTACCCTGGTTCTCCTTCTGAGCCCTCAGTTATCTTGTCTCCTGAAAAAACTCCTGGCACAGAAAGACACTGGACCAACATTAAACAAGGAAACAAAGCCTCAAACTGGGATACAAGACTGCACATCTCCTTCTCTAGCTTCCACAGAGCAGCAGACCTCCCAAATCCACCAGGAGATCAAATCCCCACCTACCCAGGAAACAGACTGTCAGTCTGGGCTACAACACGGTCGGCCTCCCCCTCTCTGCTCCCTGAAGCACCAGGCAACTCTGAGAGTCAGCTTAGGTGCGATAGATGGACTTATCCATAAATACGTCAAGACGGACACTTGA